Proteins encoded by one window of uncultured Draconibacterium sp.:
- the nqrF gene encoding NADH:ubiquinone reductase (Na(+)-transporting) subunit F, protein MILLSAQSTVIITSVVFFLSVIILLVALLLFAKKKLTPSGSVKVSINEGDLEIETEPGSTLLSTLGNNKILLPSACGGGGTCAMCRCQVEEGGGSILPTETGYFTRKEQNDNWRLACQVKVKEDMEIKIPQEVLGVKKWECEVVSNHNVATFIKEFVVKLPEGENLDFKSGGYIQIDVPKIDVNFKDMDIEEEYREEWEKFGMFDLVMKNPEPTFRAYSMANHPAEGNIVMLNIRIATPPWDRANNGFKKVNPGICSSYIFNLKPGDKVTVSGPYGEFFLKDNDSEMMFVGGGAGMAPMRSHLFHLFHTVKESKKKVTFWYGARSWKEVFYYDQFREIEKNFPNFEFNLALDREDPEADKLGIKYKTGFVHQVIHDNYLSQHEEPEEIDFYMCGPPMMNDAVQKMLYDMGVPDENVLFDDFGS, encoded by the coding sequence ATGATATTATTGTCAGCACAATCAACCGTAATTATTACCAGTGTTGTTTTCTTCCTGAGTGTAATTATTCTGTTGGTGGCCTTACTTTTGTTCGCCAAAAAGAAACTTACTCCATCAGGAAGTGTAAAGGTTAGCATTAACGAAGGCGACCTGGAAATTGAAACCGAACCGGGAAGTACACTGTTATCGACTCTCGGTAACAATAAAATCCTGCTTCCATCAGCATGTGGTGGTGGTGGAACCTGCGCAATGTGTCGTTGCCAGGTTGAAGAAGGTGGAGGTTCTATCCTTCCTACTGAAACCGGTTATTTTACCCGTAAAGAGCAAAACGACAACTGGCGTTTGGCTTGTCAGGTAAAAGTAAAAGAAGACATGGAAATTAAAATTCCACAAGAAGTACTTGGTGTTAAGAAGTGGGAATGCGAAGTGGTTTCGAACCACAACGTGGCTACTTTTATCAAAGAATTCGTGGTTAAATTACCTGAAGGCGAAAATCTTGATTTCAAATCAGGTGGATATATTCAAATCGATGTTCCTAAAATTGACGTGAACTTTAAGGACATGGATATTGAAGAAGAATACCGCGAAGAGTGGGAAAAATTCGGCATGTTCGATCTGGTTATGAAAAACCCGGAACCTACATTCCGTGCTTACTCAATGGCCAACCACCCTGCCGAGGGTAACATTGTAATGTTGAACATTCGTATTGCAACTCCGCCTTGGGACCGTGCAAACAACGGATTTAAGAAAGTAAATCCGGGTATCTGTTCATCATACATCTTTAACCTGAAACCGGGCGACAAAGTAACTGTATCTGGTCCTTACGGAGAATTCTTCCTGAAAGACAACGACAGCGAAATGATGTTCGTAGGTGGTGGTGCAGGTATGGCGCCAATGCGCTCGCACTTATTCCACCTGTTCCATACTGTTAAAGAATCGAAAAAGAAAGTTACTTTCTGGTACGGAGCCCGTTCATGGAAAGAAGTTTTCTACTATGATCAGTTCAGAGAGATTGAGAAAAACTTCCCGAATTTCGAATTTAATCTGGCGCTCGACCGTGAAGATCCTGAAGCCGATAAACTGGGCATTAAATATAAAACAGGATTTGTTCACCAGGTAATTCACGACAACTACCTGAGTCAGCATGAAGAACCGGAAGAAATCGATTTCTACATGTGTGGACCACCAATGATGAACGACGCCGTTCAGAAAATGCTTTACGATATGGGCGTTCCGGACGAAAACGTACTGTTCGACGACTTTGGATCGTAA